A genome region from Schaalia sp. 19OD2882 includes the following:
- a CDS encoding AMP-binding protein produces the protein MSDSTFVPENTTVPQLWARQVEARGDHEFLVFEDAYSHEVSRFTYRQFDVLVNQCANALAACGVVEGTRVALHLDNRVEFVECLLALAKMGAVAVPVDATSVPVELARILDLSASDTLITCQDTFERVRACLPPDLRRVLVTGRRRSGQGVPGLGDEGGTTPVLPLWEIAARQSEVFDDPAPLDPQDLCAILFTSGTTSAPKGVMITHANVVFSGNFVNWELDMNPEDRYMTSMVAARVNFQLSALAPVLTIGATIIMLSHYRASCFWKQARAHRATLVQGMAMIVSTMLRQEVDPMERDHSVREMHYFLPLCTRDKEAFEERFGVTLLNNYGSTECLIGAVTDPPHGPRRWPAVGKAAPGYRIRVVDEAGHDLPDGEVGELLLHGVPGVSLMAGYWDDPEATAEVLDADGWYRTHDYAYVEDGWVHFVDRRVDLIKRSGESVSSAEVESVIAEIPGVCETAVIGIPDDVRGQAVKAFVVAVPDAGLDAVAVIDHCAHHLAAFKVPSIVEFVDDLPRGAYGKVQKNLLTPQ, from the coding sequence GTGTCCGACTCGACATTCGTGCCGGAGAACACGACGGTGCCGCAGCTGTGGGCACGGCAGGTGGAGGCCAGGGGTGACCACGAGTTCCTCGTCTTCGAGGACGCGTACTCGCACGAGGTCAGCCGCTTCACCTACCGCCAGTTCGACGTGCTGGTCAACCAGTGCGCGAATGCGCTCGCAGCCTGCGGAGTCGTCGAGGGCACCCGGGTGGCGCTCCACCTCGACAACCGTGTCGAGTTCGTCGAGTGCCTCCTTGCCCTGGCGAAGATGGGTGCTGTGGCCGTGCCCGTCGACGCCACCTCCGTGCCGGTCGAGTTGGCCCGCATCCTTGACCTGAGTGCTTCGGACACGCTCATCACGTGCCAGGACACTTTCGAGAGGGTGCGTGCCTGTCTGCCGCCCGACCTCCGCCGGGTCCTCGTGACCGGGCGGAGGCGGTCGGGCCAGGGTGTCCCAGGCCTCGGGGACGAGGGCGGGACCACACCCGTGCTACCCCTGTGGGAGATCGCCGCACGTCAGAGCGAGGTCTTCGACGACCCGGCCCCCCTGGACCCGCAGGACCTGTGCGCAATCCTCTTCACCTCGGGCACGACCTCGGCGCCCAAGGGCGTGATGATCACCCACGCGAACGTCGTCTTCTCCGGCAACTTCGTCAACTGGGAACTGGACATGAACCCCGAGGACCGTTACATGACCTCCATGGTGGCGGCCCGGGTGAACTTCCAGCTTTCTGCCCTGGCCCCGGTGCTGACCATCGGCGCAACCATCATCATGCTCTCGCACTACCGGGCGAGCTGCTTCTGGAAGCAGGCGCGCGCACACCGGGCGACCCTGGTCCAGGGGATGGCGATGATCGTGTCGACCATGTTGCGCCAAGAGGTCGACCCGATGGAGCGCGACCACAGCGTGCGCGAGATGCACTACTTCCTGCCCCTGTGCACCCGGGACAAGGAAGCCTTCGAAGAACGCTTCGGTGTCACCCTGCTCAACAACTACGGGTCCACCGAATGCCTCATCGGCGCCGTCACCGATCCTCCCCACGGGCCGCGCCGCTGGCCCGCAGTGGGCAAGGCCGCCCCCGGGTACCGGATCCGGGTCGTCGACGAGGCCGGGCATGACCTTCCCGACGGAGAGGTGGGGGAGCTTCTCCTGCACGGGGTCCCCGGAGTCAGTCTCATGGCGGGCTACTGGGACGACCCCGAGGCCACCGCCGAGGTGCTCGACGCCGACGGCTGGTACAGGACCCACGACTACGCCTACGTGGAGGACGGCTGGGTCCACTTCGTCGACCGGCGGGTCGACCTCATCAAACGCTCCGGGGAATCGGTTTCGTCGGCAGAGGTCGAGAGCGTGATCGCCGAGATCCCCGGAGTGTGCGAAACCGCCGTCATCGGCATCCCGGACGACGTGCGCGGCCAGGCCGTCAAGGCCTTCGTCGTCGCCGTCCCCGACGCCGGCCTCGACGCCGTGGCGGTCATCGACCACTGTGCACACCACCTTGCCGCTTTCAAGGTGCCGAGCATCGTCGAATTCGTCGACGACCTGCCGCGAGGCGCCTACGGCAAAGTCCAGAAGAACCTGCTGACACCCCAATGA
- the caiB gene encoding L-carnitine CoA-transferase — translation MALPTEKPSFGVLDGVKVVYSAVEIAAPTAAAIMGEWGADVTWIENVWSGDSMRDTTWVKEMERRNMRSISMNPFTDEGKEALRAIIKDADIFIESSKGPMYARKGITDEFLWEVNPKLVIVHVSGFGQWGDDSQVNSAAYDLTVAAYAGIVAQNGSADQPMNISPYLGDYINSLMIISSSLAALHRVGVTGRGESIDMAMYETLLRVGTYYMMDFMNAGITYPRPGARHQNLCGIGIYECKDGYIGLCLYGVSQNKYLLETIGLGELWGTEDYPEGTSALWLSSPKADLIQDTLEAWLKTQSKHEVQADFVAHRIAAQVVNEFPDILAADHVKARECFIEWEKADGGRVMGLNTFPKFARNPGAFWRPMPALGADTRDVLTRAGYAPEEIDALIASGTVKTDDGD, via the coding sequence ATGGCACTTCCCACCGAGAAGCCCTCATTCGGCGTCCTGGACGGCGTGAAGGTCGTCTACTCCGCCGTCGAGATCGCGGCCCCCACAGCCGCGGCCATCATGGGCGAATGGGGCGCCGACGTCACGTGGATCGAGAACGTGTGGAGCGGCGACTCGATGCGCGACACGACGTGGGTCAAGGAAATGGAACGGCGCAACATGCGCTCCATCTCCATGAACCCCTTCACCGACGAAGGCAAGGAAGCCCTGCGCGCCATCATCAAGGACGCGGACATCTTCATCGAGTCCTCCAAGGGCCCCATGTACGCACGCAAGGGCATCACCGACGAGTTCCTCTGGGAGGTCAACCCGAAGCTCGTCATCGTCCACGTGTCGGGATTCGGCCAGTGGGGTGACGACTCCCAGGTGAACTCGGCGGCCTACGACCTCACGGTGGCGGCCTACGCGGGCATCGTCGCCCAGAACGGGTCCGCCGACCAGCCGATGAACATCTCCCCGTACCTGGGTGACTACATCAACTCGCTGATGATCATCTCCTCGTCGCTGGCCGCGCTGCACCGCGTGGGCGTGACCGGCCGGGGTGAGAGCATCGACATGGCGATGTACGAGACCTTGCTGCGGGTCGGCACCTACTACATGATGGACTTCATGAACGCGGGGATCACCTACCCGCGTCCGGGAGCCCGCCACCAGAACCTGTGCGGAATCGGCATCTACGAATGCAAGGACGGGTACATCGGCCTGTGCCTGTACGGCGTCTCGCAGAACAAGTACCTGCTGGAGACGATCGGCCTGGGCGAACTGTGGGGCACCGAGGACTACCCGGAGGGCACCTCCGCCCTGTGGCTGTCCAGCCCCAAGGCGGACCTCATCCAGGACACGCTGGAAGCCTGGCTCAAGACCCAGTCCAAGCACGAGGTCCAGGCGGACTTCGTGGCGCACCGGATCGCCGCCCAGGTGGTCAACGAGTTCCCGGACATCCTTGCCGCCGACCACGTCAAGGCCCGCGAGTGCTTCATCGAGTGGGAAAAGGCCGACGGCGGCCGCGTCATGGGGCTGAACACCTTCCCGAAGTTCGCCCGCAACCCGGGAGCCTTCTGGCGGCCGATGCCGGCACTGGGTGCGGACACCCGCGACGTGCTGACGCGCGCGGGCTATGCGCCCGAGGAGATCGACGCACTCATCGCGTCGGGCACCGTCAAGACGGACGACGGGGACTGA